The genomic stretch GGCGGGCACCACCTGACCCTTCAGGTAGGCGGGGCCGGCACAGTAGGTCTGGCTGTTGAAGAGCCGGTCGCTATACTGGTACAGCCACCCGAAGAGATAGGCCAGGTGGCAGTCGCACTGCCAGGGGTTGCCGTGCAGGGCCAGGTTGAACAGGTTGTAATTGGTGTCAAAGATGCCCTGGGGGAGCGTGGTCAGGAGGTTCCTGGAAAGGCTGAGCACCTCAAGCATGGACAGGTTCTGGAAGAGGGCTGGGTGCAGGGCCGTCAGGTTGTTGCTGCCCAGATAGAGCTTGACCAGCCCCTCAAGGCCCCTGAAGATGCCAGCCGGCAGATGGGTGAGGGCATTGTGTGAGAGCGTGAGGGACCCGAGGCTGGACAGGTTGGCAAAGGCTCCCTCGGGGATGGTCTCCAGCTGGTTGTGGGACAGGGACAGGCTGACCAGGCCCGGGGAATGGGCGAAGAGGCTGGCGGGCAGCGTCCGCAGTGCGTTGCCCTGCAAGCTCAGGAAGGTCAGGTTGCCCAGGGAGGAGAAGATGGACCGGGGCAGGTGGCTGATGGTGTTGCGCTGCAGCCATAGCTTCTCCAGGCGGGACAGCCCCGCGAACGCCTGCGCGGGCAGCTCGGAGATGGAGTTGCCGTCCAGGAAGAGTTCCCGCAGGCCGCCCAGGTGGCTGAACAGCCCTTGGGGCAGGCCGGCCAGTGCGTTGTTGCTCAGCCTCAGGGTCTGCAGGCTGCAGAGGGGGGCGAACAGTTCCTCGGGCAGCTGGGCCAGGAGGTTCTGAGCGAGGTTGAGGGTCTTCAGACGTCTCAGAGGCTGGAAGAGCCTCCCGGGCAGCGTCTGGAGCCGATTGCCCTGCAGCTGGAGGGACTCCAGGACATCCATGTGCTGGAAGAGGCCCTCGGGCAGAGCCTCCAGCATGTTGAAGTTGAGGGTGAACTTGCCCAGCGAGGTCAGGTTGGAGAAGATGTCAGTGCTGAGGTTGGAGAAGGCACCGCCAGTGATCTCCAGGTCCTGGAGCCCCGGCAGCCCCCCGAAGGCATCCGGCCCGAAGTGGCACACCTGGGTGTTGAGGAAGACCACCTTGGTCAGGTTGGGGCTGCCACTGAAGCTCCTGGCTCCCACCATGGTGAATGAGGTCTCCACGAAGATGATGTCTGTGGCGTGTGGCGGGATGTCCAGCGGGATGGCGGCCAACTCCTCGTCGGAACAAAAGACCTCCCGGATGAAGCAGTCACACCCCTTGGGGCAGGGCTGGGTAGGCGTGGCCAGGAGCAAGAGGCAGGCCCAGCGCAGCCAGGCTCTGGGCAGCATCTCCTAGATCTGAGTGGGAAGCGAAAACAGAAGTGGCACCTTCGTCAAGGGCAGGCAGCCCGGTGACCAGCACACTGGTCAGAGAGCCAGGAGATGGGAAGCTAGTTTATGTTTCTAATAGTTGTTTTCATACCACCTCACAGCAGCCTTGCAAGGTCAATAGGACCAG from Pseudorca crassidens isolate mPseCra1 chromosome 5, mPseCra1.hap1, whole genome shotgun sequence encodes the following:
- the CPN2 gene encoding carboxypeptidase N subunit 2 — encoded protein: MLPRAWLRWACLLLLATPTQPCPKGCDCFIREVFCSDEELAAIPLDIPPHATDIIFVETSFTMVGARSFSGSPNLTKVVFLNTQVCHFGPDAFGGLPGLQDLEITGGAFSNLSTDIFSNLTSLGKFTLNFNMLEALPEGLFQHMDVLESLQLQGNRLQTLPGRLFQPLRRLKTLNLAQNLLAQLPEELFAPLCSLQTLRLSNNALAGLPQGLFSHLGGLRELFLDGNSISELPAQAFAGLSRLEKLWLQRNTISHLPRSIFSSLGNLTFLSLQGNALRTLPASLFAHSPGLVSLSLSHNQLETIPEGAFANLSSLGSLTLSHNALTHLPAGIFRGLEGLVKLYLGSNNLTALHPALFQNLSMLEVLSLSRNLLTTLPQGIFDTNYNLFNLALHGNPWQCDCHLAYLFGWLYQYSDRLFNSQTYCAGPAYLKGQVVPALREEQLVCPVTQDHLGFQAPGPEDREPGGGWDLATEEKATWGRCLYSNPEGTVVLACDEARCRWLNVQLSPRQGSASPGLTFNGSQEWDLKSSCGSVRVTVSIEALAGEP